Below is a window of Terriglobia bacterium DNA.
CAAGATGGTGGGGGACGAGGCCACCATGGTTCTGACCCTCGGACGGCGCCTCAAGGAACGGATCAAGGGACAGGACCACGCGATCGGGGGTATCTCCGAAGGTCTCAAGGCGGCGAAGGCCGGCGTCCACGACCCGAACAAGCCGATGGGGGTGTTCCTGCTGGCGGGTCCGAGCGGGGTCGGCAAGACCGAGACCGCGCTCGCCGTCGCCGACCTGCTCTTCGGCGGCGAGAAATTCATGGTCACGATCAACATGTCGGAGTACCAGGACCGAGAGATGGGGGTCTCGGGCCTGGTCGGGGCCAAGCCCGGCTACGTCGGCTACGGGAAGGGCGGCACCCTGACGGAAGCCGTGCGCCAGCGCCCCTACACGGTCGTGCTGCTGGACGAGATCGAGAAGGCGTGCCAGGAAGTCCGGAACCTGTTCTTCCAGGTCTTCGACAAGGGGGACCTGACCGACGGGACGGGGCGCAGCATCGACTTCAAGAACACGGTGATCTTCATCGCGACGAACCTCGCGTCCGACGTCATCCAGCAGATGTGCGCGGCGGGGCCCTCCCCCGACCTCAAGGAGATCCTGGACGGGATCCGGCCGGTGCTGAGCCGCGCGCTGCAGCCGGCGTGGCTCGCCCGCACCACCGTGATCCCGTACCTGTCCCTGGGCCCGGACGCGCTGAGGGAGATCGCGAAGCTCAAGGTGGGCAAGATCGGGAAGCGCCTCGCCGAGAGCCACCGCATGGCGTTCGAGCACGATCCCAAAGTGATCGACCTCATCGTGGACCGATGCACCGAGGTCGAGACGGGCGCGAGGAACATCGACTACATCCTGCAGGGATCGCTCCTTCCCCGGATCTCCACGGAGCTTCTCACGCGGATGGCGGAAGGCGCGGTCCCGGAGAGGCTGCGCCTGGGCGTCGGGCCGGACGCGGAGTTCACGCTGGACTTCTCGGGGGCGGGGATCGCCGCCCCGAGGTAACAGGCCATGGCCCTCATACGATCCGGACAGCAGGCGGACTTCACGTTCCAGGCCGACAAGGTGAAGGCCCAGCTTCGAGTCCACCGCTTCGAGGGAGAGGAGGCGGTCTCGTCCCCGTTCCGCTTCCGGCTCGAACTCGCGAGCACGGAGGGGAACCTGAGCTTCGACGACATCGTCGGCAAGGCGGCCCGGCTCACGATCCTGAGCCCTCAGGGGAAGAGAAACGTCCACGGCGTGGTCTCGAGGTTCGAGCAGGTGGGTCGGACGAAGAAGTTCACCCACTACATCGCCGAGTTGGTGCCCGATCTCGCGCTGCTGGCGTACCGCTCCCGCTCGAAGGTCCACTCGAAGGGGACGGTCCCCGACATCCTCGCGAAGGCGCTCGAGGAGGGAGGGATCCCGAAGGACCGGTACAAGTTCTCCCTCAAGGATCCGAAGGTCTACCCGGAGCGGGAGTTCGTGATCCAGTACCGCGAATCCGATCTCGATTTCGTGTCGCGCCGCCTCGAGGAGGACGGGATGTACTACTTCTTCGAGCACGGCGACGACGGGGCGGTGCTCGTGCTGGCGGACATGCCGGACGCCACGGTCGCGGTCGGCCAGAAGGCCACGGACGGCTCCGGGGGCGGCAAGACCTTCGAAATGGATTTCGTGCCGCCGACCGGGCTTCACGAGGAGAAGGAGCACGTGACCGACTTCCGGCGGTCGCAGGAGGTCCGGAGCGCGGCCACCATGCTGCGCGACTACTTCTACGAGAAGCCGACGGTGAGCCTCGAGGTCAAGGAGCCGGGCTCCGGAGGCGAGCGGGCCCTCGAGGTCTACGACTACCCCGGCGATTACACGACGGAATCCGACGGCAAGCGTCTCGTCAAGACGCGGCTCGAGGAGTTGCGGGCGACGCGCGTGCTGGCGGTCGGGGAGTCGTCGAGCCGCCGCCTTCTGCCGGGCTTCCGGTTCACGCTGAAGAACCACCCGAGGGGCGACTTCAACGGCGAGTACCTCCTCGTCCGTGTCCGGCACTCGGCCGAGCAGAGCCAGGTCCTCGAGGACGAAGCGCCGCCCGACTCGAAGACGGTCTATCGCTGCACGTTCGAGTGCATCCCGGCGGCCGTTCCCTACAGGCCCGATCGGATCACGCCGCGCCCCGTCGTTCAGGGGGTGCAGACGGCGCTGACCGTCGGTCCCAAGGGCGAGAAGCTCTACATGGACGAGGCCGGCCGGGCCAAGGTGAAGTTCTACTGGGACCTGCGACCCGAGACGGACGAGACCAATTCCTGCTGGATCCGCGTGAGCACGCTGTACGCCGGCCCCAATCACGGCGTCCAGTTCCACCCGCTCGTGGGAGACGAGGTCGTCGTGGAGTTCGTGGACGGCGATCCCGATCTGCCCCTCATCGTCGGGAGCGTGTACAACGGCTCCAACAAGCCTCCCCTCAAGCCCGCGGACCGGATCCAGAACGTGATCCTGACCCCGTACCACCACCGGTTGATGCTCGACGACAAGGCCGCGAACATCTTCCTGAACACCGGCGGCGGCCAGAAGATCCAGATGGGGGACGGAGGGGGCGCGGGAAACAGCACGAAGGCCAGCTACGTGACGATCCTGACCTCCGACAACCACGAGGTCCAGCTCTTCAAGGACAACGACAAGTCGTACATCCTCGTGATGACCGGAGAAGGCGCGTCGATCGAGCTGAAGGACAAGCCGGACGGCGAGGCGGGGATCACGCTCACCGACAAGACCGGCAAGCTCCAGATCCACCTGGACAGCAACACCAAGGACATCACGATCTCGGGCGGGCACCAAAAGGGCCTGAATCTCGCGACGGCCGGTGGGGTGGCGACGATCAGCGCGAAGGAAATCAACCTCACCGGGGAGTCCAAGATCAAGCTGAGCGCGCCGACCATCGAGGTCACCGGCACGGAGACGACCGTCACCGGTTCGTCGAAGATGACCGCCACCGGCGCCACGACGACGGTCGAGGGGACGAGCGCCGTCGAGGTGAAGGGCGGGACGGCGAAGGTCGGGGGAACCACGGTCGACGTGACCGGATCCGGCGCGGTGACCGTGACGGGGGCTACGGTGAAGCTCAACGCGTAGCAGGGGAGGAAGCATGCGTCAGAAAGCGAACCTGGCCGTCCGCGCCGAGCTGCGATCCGCGCGGCGGGGCGGCCTCGAGCTCGTCGGAGGACAGAGGCTCGTCGTCGCGCGTAGGGGCGGGGAGGATCTGGTGACGCTGGTCGCGCGCGATGGCGAGATCTCCTTCACGTTGCGGATCACGCCGAGCGGGCCCGTTCTGCGCTTCGACCGCGATCTGACGATCGAGGCGAGCGAGGCGCTCGATCTCGTCGGACGTCGAGTCGGCATTCGGGGCCGCGAGGGCGTCGCGATCGAGAGCGGCGCCGACGCGACGATCGAGGTCGCCGGCGATCTGACGAGCACCGCGCGCATCCAGAACCTCAGGGCGCGCGTCGGCGACGTGAACGTGAAGGCGAACGACGATATCCGGTTGACCGGTGAGCGGATCAGGTTGAACACCTGAAGCACGTTCCAAGGACCGGCGGGCCCTATGGACAGCGAAAACCGGACTCCGTTTCCTGCGATGCTCCTGAGCACGGTCATCGACGAGACGCGGATGGCCGCCGCGATGGTCGCGCGCGTGACGTACGAGGTGCGCTCCGGCGGGCTCGTCCCGTCGGACGAGCAGCCGTGGATCGTCTCGATCGAGCCTTGGGATTCTCCCCTCGGGCCATTCGAGGCCGATCAACCCTACCGCAAGGGAGGGGTGGACGTCTTCGTCGCGGGGGCCGCGTGCACGCCCGGGCGACGAGCGGAGCCCAGGCTCGAGGTGTCGGTGGCCTTGGGCGATTTCCGCTGTTCCGCGATCGTTTTCGGCACGCGGATCTGGCGCGAGAATCGGCCGGGCCGCGGCCTCGTTCCCAGCGAGCCCGTACCGTTCGTCTCGCTTCCGCTGACCGCAGAGCACGCGTTCGGCGGCCAGATCACGGTCGATGGCCTCGTGTCGGCTCACCCGGACAACCCGAAGGGGATGGGGCTCTACGTCGACGAGGCCTCGGCGCTGCACCAGCCGCTCCCGCGGATCGAGGACCCGCGGTCGCTGATCGGAACGTGGGCGGACCGGCCCGATCCCGTTCTGTTCGGGGTCTGTCCGCTCCAGAGCGGACAACGCCTTCGCTCGGCCGTCGAGGTCGTCGACGGCCGCCTCGACCGGGTGACCTCCCGCCTCTTCAATGCGGCCTACCCGAGGATGGTCGCGCCCAAGGCGGAGCCGGGCGACGCCGTCGTTCTCACGGGGTTCGCCCACGAGGGTCCCATCCAGTTCAAGATACCCCGGCCGCACCTCGCGGTGAGGATCACGCTCGGGGATACCACGATCGAGCGCGTGCCGACGGTCGAGGAGGTGGGCATCGACGTGCCGGCTTCGAGGGTGTTCATCGGCTATCGCTATCCCTTCAGGTACAAGGTCGTGCCGCATCAGCGGCGCACCTGCACGCTCGTGTGCAAGGAAGGGTGAGCGATGCACATCGTGCTGCGCCAGTACCACGTCATGGCGGGATGCGACTATCACAACGAGGTCACCGCCACCCCGCCGCCCGTTCCCGCGCCCATGATCCCGCACGTGGTCGGTCACGTCATGCAGGGGTGGGGGATCACGGCGACGGCCCTGATGACGGACGACAAGGTGAAGGCGCTCGGCACGAAGATCATGCAACGCGACACGGACATCGGAAACGGCATCATCCACGTGCCGATTCCTCCCTATCCGCCGTGCGCGCTCCTCCCCCTCATCATCCCGACGAGCGGCTCGAAGTCCTACTTCGGCCCGGCGACGGTGCTGGCCCAGGGCAAGCCCATCGCCGGCGCGGTCCTCATCGTCGTGAACCCGAATCTCAACTGCGCCGACCCGTGCGCCATGCCGCTGAACGTCGTGGTCGCCTGGGGGAACGTGGTCTGCGGAATGACGATCGGCGACATCCTCGGCGGGATCCTCGCCATGGGGATCGACGCCGCCATCACGTTCGGGTTCAACAAGCTGGGAGGGTGGGCTGGCGGGAAGCTGTTCGGGAA
It encodes the following:
- the vgrG gene encoding type VI secretion system tip protein VgrG; protein product: MALIRSGQQADFTFQADKVKAQLRVHRFEGEEAVSSPFRFRLELASTEGNLSFDDIVGKAARLTILSPQGKRNVHGVVSRFEQVGRTKKFTHYIAELVPDLALLAYRSRSKVHSKGTVPDILAKALEEGGIPKDRYKFSLKDPKVYPEREFVIQYRESDLDFVSRRLEEDGMYYFFEHGDDGAVLVLADMPDATVAVGQKATDGSGGGKTFEMDFVPPTGLHEEKEHVTDFRRSQEVRSAATMLRDYFYEKPTVSLEVKEPGSGGERALEVYDYPGDYTTESDGKRLVKTRLEELRATRVLAVGESSSRRLLPGFRFTLKNHPRGDFNGEYLLVRVRHSAEQSQVLEDEAPPDSKTVYRCTFECIPAAVPYRPDRITPRPVVQGVQTALTVGPKGEKLYMDEAGRAKVKFYWDLRPETDETNSCWIRVSTLYAGPNHGVQFHPLVGDEVVVEFVDGDPDLPLIVGSVYNGSNKPPLKPADRIQNVILTPYHHRLMLDDKAANIFLNTGGGQKIQMGDGGGAGNSTKASYVTILTSDNHEVQLFKDNDKSYILVMTGEGASIELKDKPDGEAGITLTDKTGKLQIHLDSNTKDITISGGHQKGLNLATAGGVATISAKEINLTGESKIKLSAPTIEVTGTETTVTGSSKMTATGATTTVEGTSAVEVKGGTAKVGGTTVDVTGSGAVTVTGATVKLNA
- a CDS encoding DUF2169 domain-containing protein, with the translated sequence MDSENRTPFPAMLLSTVIDETRMAAAMVARVTYEVRSGGLVPSDEQPWIVSIEPWDSPLGPFEADQPYRKGGVDVFVAGAACTPGRRAEPRLEVSVALGDFRCSAIVFGTRIWRENRPGRGLVPSEPVPFVSLPLTAEHAFGGQITVDGLVSAHPDNPKGMGLYVDEASALHQPLPRIEDPRSLIGTWADRPDPVLFGVCPLQSGQRLRSAVEVVDGRLDRVTSRLFNAAYPRMVAPKAEPGDAVVLTGFAHEGPIQFKIPRPHLAVRITLGDTTIERVPTVEEVGIDVPASRVFIGYRYPFRYKVVPHQRRTCTLVCKEG